In Ruegeria sp. YS9, the genomic window CAAGCAGACGACCAACCGTCTTGTGCATGGCAAATCCGCTTGGTGCGCGGGTAAGGGCATCGCCGATTTCGGCCATGGTTTCGGGCGTGATCGCCGTCTCGCCGCGCATGTATTCGTCTTTGTTCTTGTCAAGATGCGACCAGCGCCCATCCAGCCAATCGGCCTTGTTGGGTTTATAGTCCTTACCGGCCTCGAATTCGTCGTTCAGATGGGCCTGGAAGGCCGCTTTCATATCCTCGATCTCACCTTCGGGGATCAGGCCATCCTTGACCAGGCGTTCCGTGTACAGAGACAGCGTGGTCTTATGCGTCTTGATCTTCTTGTACATGATCGGGTTGGTGAACATGGGCTCGTCGCCCTCGTTGTGACCAAACCGGCGATAGCAGAAGATATCCAGAACCACGTCCTTGTGGAATTTCTGGCGGAACTCGGTCGCCACCTTGGCTGCATGAACAACCGCCTCGGGGTCATCCCCGTTCACGTGGAAGATCGGCGCCTCGACCATCAGCGCGATATCCGTTGGGTACGGGCTGGAGCGTGAGAAATGCGGCGCGGTGGTAAAGCCGATCTGGTTGTTCACCACGATATGCATTGTCCCGCCGGTGCGATGCCCGCGCAGACCGCTCAGGCCAAAACCTTCGGCCACGACGCCCTGTCCGGCAAAGGCCGCATCCCCGTGCAACAGAATGGCCATGACCTTGGTGCGGTCCGTGTCGCCCAACTGATCCTGCTTGGCGCGGACCTTGCCCAGAACCACAGGGTTCACCGCCTCAAGATGCGACGGGTTCGCAGTCAGCGACAGGTGCACGCTGTTGCCATCAAACTCGCGGTCGCTGGAAGCACCCAGATGGTATTTCACGTCGCCCGAACCATCCACGTCTTCGGGTTTGAAACTGCCGCCCTGGAATTCATTGAAAATGGCGCGGTACGGTTTGCCCATCACGTTGGCCAGAATGTTCAAACGGCCCCGGTGCGGCATGCCGATGACGATGTCGCTCAGGCCCAGCGCGCCGCCGCGCTTGATGATCTGCTCCATCGCCGGAATAAGCGCCTCACCGCCATCGAGACCAAAGCGCTTGGTGCCCATGTACTTGACGTGCAGGAATTTCTCAAAGCCTTCGGCCTCGACCATCTTGTTCAGGATGGCTTTGCGGCCTTCCTTGGTGAACTGGATTTCCTTGCCATAGCCCTCAATGCGCTCTTTCAGCCATGCGGCCTCTTCCGGGTTCGAGATATGCATGTATTGCAGCGCGAAGGTGCCGCAATAGGTCCGCTTCACGATCTCGACGATCTGCCGCATCGAGGCAACCTGAAGCCCCAGAACGTTGTCGATGAAGATCGGGCGATCCATGTCGGCGTCGGTGAAGCCGTAGGTCTTGGGGTCGAGCTCTGGGTGATTGGTTGCCGCGCGCATGCCCAGCGGATCCAGATCGGCGGCCAGATGACCCCGGATGCGGTAGGCCCGGATCAGCATCAGGGCGCGCAGGCTGTCCAACACCGCGCGCTTGATTTGGTCATCGCTGACTTCGACGCCTTTGTCGGCGGCCTTTTCCTTGATCTTCTTGCCTGCGGCCTTGGCGTCAATCTCGGCCCACTCACCGGTCAGCGCACCGGTCAGATCATCGGCCGGCATCGGAGGCCAGTCCGTGCGCGCCCACGAAGGCCCTTCGGCCTCACGCTGCACATCCGGCGCGGCGTCGCCCATGGCCTTGAAGAACTCGACCCAGGCAGCGTCTACTGCACCGGGGTTCTTGGTGTATTGGGCATAAAGTTGTTCCAGGTATTCGGCATTATGCCCCTGCATGAAGCTTGAGGCATGAAAGGCAGAGT contains:
- a CDS encoding 2-oxoglutarate dehydrogenase E1 component, with protein sequence MTEHSPNSAFHASSFMQGHNAEYLEQLYAQYTKNPGAVDAAWVEFFKAMGDAAPDVQREAEGPSWARTDWPPMPADDLTGALTGEWAEIDAKAAGKKIKEKAADKGVEVSDDQIKRAVLDSLRALMLIRAYRIRGHLAADLDPLGMRAATNHPELDPKTYGFTDADMDRPIFIDNVLGLQVASMRQIVEIVKRTYCGTFALQYMHISNPEEAAWLKERIEGYGKEIQFTKEGRKAILNKMVEAEGFEKFLHVKYMGTKRFGLDGGEALIPAMEQIIKRGGALGLSDIVIGMPHRGRLNILANVMGKPYRAIFNEFQGGSFKPEDVDGSGDVKYHLGASSDREFDGNSVHLSLTANPSHLEAVNPVVLGKVRAKQDQLGDTDRTKVMAILLHGDAAFAGQGVVAEGFGLSGLRGHRTGGTMHIVVNNQIGFTTAPHFSRSSPYPTDIALMVEAPIFHVNGDDPEAVVHAAKVATEFRQKFHKDVVLDIFCYRRFGHNEGDEPMFTNPIMYKKIKTHKTTLSLYTERLVKDGLIPEGEIEDMKAAFQAHLNDEFEAGKDYKPNKADWLDGRWSHLDKNKDEYMRGETAITPETMAEIGDALTRAPSGFAMHKTVGRLLEHKKQMFETGKGFDWATGEALAFGSLLTEGYPVRLAGQDATRGTFSQRHSGFIHQETEERYYPLNNIRAGQSQYEVIDSMLSEYAVLGFEYGYSLAEPNALVLWEAQFGDFANGAQIMFDQFISSGESKWLRMSGLVCLLPHGFEGQGPEHSSARLERFLQMCGQDNWIVANCTTPANYFHILRRQLHRTFRKPLILVTPKSLLRHKLAVSTAEDFTTGSSFHRVLWDDAQKGNSDTKLVADDKIKRVVMCSGKVYFDLLEERDARGIDDIYLMRIEQFYPFPAHSLINELERFKNAEMVWCQEEPKNQGAWTFIEPNIEWVLSRIGAKHTRPAYVGRATSASPATGLASQHKAQQEALVNEALSLEGK